Proteins encoded by one window of Chryseobacterium aquaeductus:
- the ctlX gene encoding citrulline utilization hydrolase CtlX: protein MQTTDTVLMIEPIAFGYNAETAENNYFQIEQKGADIQSKALAEFKVFVEKLKSKGINVITIKDTIDPHTPDSIFPNNWVSFHNDGKVVLYPMFASNRRVERREDIIESIKDQGFEVSEIDDWSLPEIQGHFLEGTGSMIFDHDNKIAYGSVSLRLDENLFREFCKKYDFEPIVFHSFQTVGSERLPIYHTNVMMCVADQFVVICLDCIDNELERSKVIETIKNSGKEIIEISEEQMQQFAGNMLQVQNKEGKKFLVMSQTAYKSLNAEQVSNIEKYCEIIYSDLNTIEVNGGGSARCMLAEIFLPKK from the coding sequence ATGCAGACAACAGATACAGTATTAATGATAGAGCCGATTGCATTCGGATATAACGCAGAAACGGCTGAGAACAATTACTTTCAGATAGAACAGAAAGGTGCAGATATTCAGTCAAAAGCTTTGGCGGAATTCAAAGTTTTTGTTGAAAAGCTGAAGAGCAAAGGAATCAATGTCATTACGATAAAAGACACCATCGATCCGCACACACCGGATTCTATTTTTCCAAACAACTGGGTAAGTTTTCATAATGATGGGAAAGTAGTTTTATATCCTATGTTCGCTTCCAACAGAAGAGTAGAGCGTAGAGAAGATATTATCGAAAGCATCAAAGATCAAGGTTTTGAAGTTTCTGAAATCGACGACTGGTCGTTGCCTGAAATTCAGGGACACTTTTTGGAAGGAACAGGAAGTATGATTTTCGATCATGATAATAAAATCGCTTACGGTTCGGTTTCTTTAAGATTGGATGAGAATTTATTCAGAGAATTTTGTAAAAAATATGATTTTGAGCCGATTGTTTTTCATTCTTTTCAGACAGTTGGTTCAGAAAGACTTCCTATTTATCATACCAATGTTATGATGTGTGTTGCAGACCAATTTGTGGTAATTTGTCTTGATTGCATCGATAATGAACTTGAAAGAAGTAAAGTTATTGAAACCATCAAAAATTCAGGAAAAGAAATCATTGAAATTTCCGAAGAGCAAATGCAGCAGTTTGCAGGAAATATGCTTCAAGTTCAGAATAAAGAGGGAAAAAAGTTTTTGGTAATGAGCCAGACGGCTTATAAATCTTTGAATGCCGAGCAGGTTTCAAACATAGAAAAATATTGTGAAATTATTTATTCAGATTTAAATACCATTGAAGTAAACGGCGGGGGAAGCGCACGTTGTATGCTTGCTGAGATTTTCTTGCCGAAAAAATAA
- a CDS encoding dimethylarginine dimethylaminohydrolase family protein, producing the protein MKLNIKNETGRLKSVVLGQPNSMGADPTLEESYDAKSYHSIQHNIYPKEKDIIDEMEAFEKVLKKYDVEVLRPSIIKDYNQVFARDVAFVIEDKMIISNVIADRADEQDAYRSIFEKVKWRDIINLPDTAHIEGGDVIVWNDFVFIGTCFSQDYRNYKTARTNEYAIEILKEYFPKKRILDFELKKNDKEPYQGILHLDCTFNPVGNDKCILYKNGFVDESDYNLIIDIFGDENCFHVDDEEMFEMFPNIFSISPEIVVSDQSFTRMNHHLRNEWGMTVEEIPYREISKMGGLLRCSTMPLVRE; encoded by the coding sequence ATGAAACTAAATATCAAAAACGAAACCGGCAGGCTAAAGTCAGTGGTTTTGGGTCAGCCCAACTCGATGGGCGCAGATCCTACTTTAGAAGAAAGCTATGACGCAAAGTCTTACCATTCTATTCAGCACAATATTTATCCGAAAGAGAAAGATATCATCGATGAAATGGAGGCTTTTGAAAAAGTGCTGAAAAAATATGATGTTGAGGTTCTGAGACCGAGTATCATTAAAGATTACAATCAGGTGTTTGCAAGAGACGTTGCCTTTGTGATTGAAGATAAAATGATCATTTCTAATGTGATTGCCGACCGTGCAGATGAGCAGGATGCCTACCGCTCAATTTTTGAAAAAGTGAAGTGGCGAGACATCATCAATCTTCCCGATACCGCACACATAGAAGGTGGAGACGTGATTGTGTGGAATGATTTTGTATTCATAGGAACTTGCTTTTCACAAGATTACAGAAATTATAAAACTGCCAGGACAAACGAGTACGCCATAGAAATCCTGAAGGAATATTTTCCTAAAAAAAGAATTCTGGATTTTGAACTGAAAAAAAATGACAAAGAACCTTATCAGGGAATTTTACATCTGGATTGTACATTTAATCCCGTAGGAAACGATAAATGTATTTTATACAAAAACGGGTTTGTAGACGAAAGCGATTATAATTTAATCATTGATATTTTCGGAGATGAAAACTGTTTCCACGTAGATGATGAAGAAATGTTTGAAATGTTCCCGAATATTTTCTCCATTTCTCCCGAAATTGTAGTTTCAGACCAGTCTTTTACAAGAATGAATCATCACCTGAGAAACGAATGGGGAATGACGGTTGAAGAAATTCCATACAGAGAGATTTCTAAAATGGGAGGTTTGTTGAGGTGTTCTACGATGCCGTTGGTGAGGGAGTAG
- a CDS encoding citrate synthase — translation MSDNKVILNYDGNSYEYPIVDSTIGDRGIDISKLRDQTGLITLDLGYKNTGATLSEITYLDGDKGELFYRGYPIEQIAEKSNFTEVMYLLLHGDLPTADQFNTFNGNIKKYNFVAEEMKKIIDAFPRSAHPMGVLSSLTSALTAFNPKAVNVNSKEEMDLAAELLIAKFAHLAAWTYRKTLGLPLNHGDNSLNYVENFYKMSFRQPNADFEINPVVVEALDKLLILHADHEQNCSTSTVRMVGSAHTGLFASVSAGISALWGPLHGGANQAVIEMLELIEKDGGDVNKWVAKAKDKNDSFRLMGFGHRVYKNFDPRAKIIKKAADDLLVALGIEDKALEIAMQLEKVALEDEYFIERKLYPNVDFYSGIIYRALGIPTEMFTVMFALGRLPGWIAQWKEMRLKGDPIGRPRQVYQGSQQRDYIDIANR, via the coding sequence ATGTCAGATAACAAAGTTATATTGAATTATGATGGTAATTCATATGAATATCCTATCGTAGATAGTACAATCGGAGACAGAGGAATAGATATTTCAAAATTAAGAGACCAGACAGGTCTTATCACCTTAGACTTAGGGTACAAAAATACAGGTGCTACATTGAGTGAGATCACCTATCTTGATGGTGACAAGGGAGAATTGTTCTATAGAGGTTATCCTATCGAGCAAATTGCCGAAAAGTCTAATTTTACGGAAGTTATGTACCTTTTATTGCATGGTGATTTACCTACAGCAGATCAGTTCAATACCTTCAACGGTAATATCAAAAAATATAACTTCGTAGCAGAAGAGATGAAGAAAATCATCGATGCTTTCCCTCGTTCTGCTCACCCAATGGGAGTTTTGTCTTCTCTTACGTCTGCCTTGACGGCTTTTAATCCTAAAGCTGTGAACGTAAACTCAAAAGAAGAGATGGATCTTGCTGCAGAATTGTTGATTGCTAAATTTGCTCACCTTGCTGCTTGGACGTACAGAAAAACTCTAGGTTTACCATTAAACCACGGAGACAACAGCCTAAACTATGTAGAAAATTTCTACAAGATGTCTTTCAGACAGCCAAATGCTGATTTCGAAATCAATCCTGTAGTGGTAGAAGCTTTAGACAAATTATTAATTCTCCACGCAGATCATGAGCAAAACTGTTCTACATCTACTGTAAGAATGGTTGGTTCAGCTCATACAGGTCTTTTTGCTTCAGTTTCAGCAGGTATTTCAGCACTTTGGGGTCCGCTTCACGGTGGTGCAAACCAAGCAGTGATCGAAATGCTTGAATTGATCGAAAAAGATGGTGGAGATGTTAATAAGTGGGTTGCAAAAGCTAAAGATAAAAATGACAGTTTCCGTTTGATGGGCTTCGGACACAGAGTTTACAAAAATTTTGACCCGAGAGCAAAAATCATCAAAAAAGCAGCAGACGATTTGTTGGTTGCATTAGGTATCGAAGACAAAGCGCTTGAGATTGCAATGCAGTTGGAAAAAGTAGCTCTTGAAGACGAGTATTTCATCGAAAGAAAATTATATCCAAACGTAGATTTCTATTCAGGAATCATCTACAGAGCACTAGGAATTCCTACAGAAATGTTTACCGTAATGTTCGCATTGGGAAGACTTCCAGGATGGATCGCTCAATGGAAAGAAATGAGATTAAAAGGAGACCCGATCGGAAGACCAAGACAGGTTTACCAAGGATCTCAGCAAAGAGATTATATCGATATTGCCAACAGATAA